Proteins from a genomic interval of Trifolium pratense cultivar HEN17-A07 linkage group LG6, ARS_RC_1.1, whole genome shotgun sequence:
- the LOC123892174 gene encoding secreted RxLR effector protein 161-like, translating into MMQMVGSLMYLLATRPDLAYSVCLVARFMERPTEIHIAVVKRIMRYVKGTVGYGLLYKKTNIEMQLNGWTNSDYAGDLDDRKSTSGYVFMLGEGAISWSSKKQPIATLSTTEVEFIVAVSCSCQCIWINNVLKHLKVKQNKSTI; encoded by the coding sequence ATGATGCAAATGGTTGGAAGTTTGATGTATTTGCTTGCTACTAGGCCTGACTTAGCTTACTCAGTATGCCTTGTAGCTAGATTCATGGAAAGGCCAACTGAAATACACATAGCAGTAGTCAAAAGGATTATGAGGTATGTTAAAGGGACAGTTGGATATGGCTTGCTATACAAGAAAACCAATATAGAAATGCAACTCAATGGATGGACAAACTCTGATTATGCAGGGGATCTTGATGACAGAAAAAGTACATCTGGATATGTTTTTATGTTAGGGGAAGGTGCTATTTCATGGTCTTCCAAGAAGCAGCCCATTGCGACTCTTTCAACAACAGAAGTTGAATTCATTGTTGCTGTCTCATGCTCCTGTCAATGTATCTGGATCAACAATGTGCTAAAGCATTTGAAGGTTAAGCAAAACAAGTCTACTATATGA